A region of Vitis riparia cultivar Riparia Gloire de Montpellier isolate 1030 chromosome 12, EGFV_Vit.rip_1.0, whole genome shotgun sequence DNA encodes the following proteins:
- the LOC117926934 gene encoding E3 ubiquitin-protein ligase RMA1H1-like, with amino-acid sequence MEQYFQEVMPQNDLNKEDGSSMENWKPVSAADNGSDKNSYGGFDCNICLDFVQDPVVTLCGHLFCWPCIYKWLYFQSISTENPDQKNPQCPVCKAEVSDTTLIPLYGRGQTTKPSNAKAPHPDIFIPRRPSGPACGVDAPLTPTTTANPRPSRQLYYRNYRHHSQPYHPHPSSYAESPILSPGGMTTTSTYHPIMGMFGEMVYARVFGNSVQNLYTYPNSYHLAGNTNPRMRRHVMQADKSLSRICFFLFCCILLCLLLF; translated from the coding sequence ATGGAGCAGTACTTTCAAGAGGTCATGCCACAAAATGACTTAAACAAGGAAGATGGGTCTTCTATGGAGAATTGGAAACCTGTCTCTGCCGCAGACAATGGATCAGATAAAAATTCCTATGGTGGTTTTGACTGCAACATCTGCCTAGACTTTGTTCAGGATCCGGTGGTGACTCTCTGTGGTCATCTCTTCTGCTGGCCCTGCATTTACAAATGGCTTTATTTCCAGAGCATTTCTACTGAAAATCCAGACCAGAAAAACCCTCAATGCCCCGTATGCAAAGCTGAAGTTTCAGACACCACCCTCATCCCACTATATGGCCGAGGCCAAACAACAAAACCCTCCAACGCCAAGGCCCCACACCCAGACATCTTCATTCCACGAAGACCTTCTGGTCCCGCTTGTGGGGTCGATGCACCTCTAACACCCACCACAACAGCCAATCCACGGCCTTCTCGGCAACTTTATTATCGCAATTATCGGCACCATTCACAACCATACCATCCTCATCCTAGCAGTTATGCAGAGTCACCAATCCTTAGCCCTGGTGGCATGACAACGACCAGCACATACCATCCCATCATGGGAATGTTTGGAGAAATGGTCTATGCAAGGGTGTTTGGGAACTCGGTTCAAAATTTGTACACTTACCCAAACTCGTATCATCTTGCTGGAAACACAAATCCGAGGATGAGAAGGCATGTAATGCAGGCGGATAAGTCGCTTAGCAGAATCtgttttttcctattttgctgCATACTTTTGTGTCTTCTTTTGTTCTGA